A window of Fibrobacter sp. UWH6 genomic DNA:
GAAATTCTATATCCAGAAGGAATGGATTTGACGGATATAAAATTGATCTCTAAATTGATTTGGAAAAAAGATGAACATCCAATTGCATTTCTGGGAGCCGGGAGATGTGACAAGCTATTTTCAAAAAAAAATAATAAGTATGCAAAAAATGAATATGGAGCGGAATTTTACAGACGTAATGCAAAAAATGTTTGTAGAATGAAGCATACTGGGCATGGTTGCGACACAATGGATGTTATTGTTGATTTTAACGATTTTGGTAAAATGGATATTGTTGACCGATGGGGGCGTATTTACAAAACGGAAAACATGAAAACGTTAAAATCTCAATACAAGATTTATAAAATAACTCGAAAAAATGGTGACTGGCATATTGTTGAATGATTATTATGCCGTTTCCAATCGTCTATGACAATCTAGGTCGCCTGACAGAAATGTCCGGCACAAGGAATTCGAGTTACCATTACGACGAACTTGGACGATTGACTGTCAAACACGAGGGATCTCACAACAACTGTTGGTGCAATTTTAGCAGGAGTTTTGTTAACTGCCAATCCTCCAACTGTTGCTGGAACCATTCTACTGTCATTGGGTATAACAGCTGAGGCTTCTGTAATGAGTTTTATTGGAAATAAAATTTTAGATAGTATGGAGTGATTGAAAATGATTGAGGTGAGGTACAAATCTTTCTTTAAAATGCCTATGTTTA
This region includes:
- a CDS encoding RHS repeat domain-containing protein, which gives rise to MPFPIVYDNLGRLTEMSGTRNSSYHYDELGRLTVKHEGSHNNCWCNFSRSFVNCQSSNCCWNHSTVIGYNS